One window from the genome of Zymoseptoria tritici IPO323 chromosome 11, whole genome shotgun sequence encodes:
- the MgAXE1 gene encoding putative acetyl xylan Esterase/Acetylesterase (Acetyl Xylan Esterase/Acetylesterase (Signal P secreted)) — protein sequence MHFSQLLASLLAIATVQGAAISTDDHLVKRASLTQVSNFGNNPSGVKMFVYVPQNVQAKPPVILVLHACAWNAPNFFASTKYGQLADQYGYVLVYGGTPTDGACWDVSSSQTLTHDGGSDSIGLANMVRYALETYNGDASRVFVTGESSGAMMTQVMAAVYPDLFAAGSAFSGVPAGCFSTGSVRGWNSQCAGGKINKTPAQWAAQVHAMYSGFNGQYPRMQIYHGDADTTLNIANLDEAVKEWSGVHGYSGKATRSTSNDPGPNLTKSIYGDRLQGILGHGIGHVVPTNEKEALKWFGIA from the exons ATGCACTTCTCTCAGCTCCTCGCAAGCCTGCTGGCCATTGCCACCGTGCAAGGTGCTGCCATCTCCACGGACGATCACCTCGTCAAGCGAGCATCTCTTACCCAGGTCTCCAATTTTGGCAACAACCCATCTGGAGTCAAGATGTTCGTCTATGTCCCTCAGAATGTACAAGCAAAGCCACCCGTTATCCTAGTCCTCCACGCGTGCGCATGGAATGCCCCcaacttcttcgcctcgacGAAATATGGACAGCTCGCCGATCAGTATGGATATGTCCTCGTCTATGGAGGGACGCCTACGGACGGCGCATGTTGGGACGTCTCTTCCAGCCAGACGTTGACGCATGATGGTGGGAGCGATAGCATCGGTTTGGCGAATATGGTGAGGTATGCGTTAGAGACGTACAATGGCGATGCTAGCAGGGTCTTTGTGACGGGAGAGTCTTCGGGGGCGATGATGACG CAAGTCATGGCGGCGGTGTACCCTGATCTCTTCGCTGCGGGATCGGCATTCAGCGGCGTGCCAGCGGGATGCTTCTCCACCGGCAGTGTGAGAGGATGGAACAGCCAGTGCGCTGGCGGAAAGATCAACAAGACGCCGGCTCAGTGGGCTGCACAAGTCCACGCAATGTACTCAGGCTTCAATGGCCAATACCCGAGGATGCAAATCTACCATGGCGATGCAGACACGACGTTGAACATTGCCAACTTGGACGAGGCGGTCAAGGAGTGGTCTGGCGTGCATGGGTACTCTGGAAAGGCAACCCGGTCTACGAGCAACGATCCTGGTCCGAATCTCACAAAGTCCATCTACGGTGATCGTCTGCAGGGGATTCTTGGGCATGGGATTGGACATGTCGTGCCGACGAATGAGAAGGAGGCGTTGAAGTGGTTTGGGATTGCGTGA
- a CDS encoding threonine--tRNA ligase, with the protein MAPKEKKDKDAGDARPLELTPPPDYFATRNAIFDRLKAEQDAWKAKQPREDIQVTLGNGSSKDGKSWETTPSQIARDISKSLFERTVIARVDGELWDLDRPLEKSCSLELLDFDHPEGKKVFWHSSAHILGEACERRYGCSLCIGPPVDDGFYYEMALPENGAVTAADYKPLKQIAEKAIKEKQPFERLELSKEDLLEMFSYNKYKTHIINDKIADGTRTTVYRCGPLIDLCRGPHVPNTGRIKAFDIMKNSASYFLGDAKNDSLQRIYGVSFPDKKALEEHKHMLEEAAKRDHRKIGQEQELFFFHQMSPGSAFFLPHGMIIYNALLSFIKEEYWKRGYQEVASPNMYNSALWKQSGHWQHYHEDMFTFEVEKDQWALKPMNCPGHCLLFGHRERSYRELPMRIADFGILHRNEASGALTGLTRVRRFQQDDTHIFCMESQVEQEIKGLFDFMTAVYGLFGFTFKMKLSTMPDNHLGDVATWERAEAQLTKALDEFQQQTGTKWELNP; encoded by the exons ATGGCtccgaaggagaagaaagacaaaGACGCGGGCGATGCGCGACCACTCGAACTCACCCCTCCACCCGACTACTTTGCCACGAGGAACGCCATTTTCGATCGTCTCAAGGCCGAGCAGGATGCTTGGAAAGCGAAGCAGCCACGCGAGGATATTCAAGTCACCTTGGGCAATGGCAGTAGCAAGGACGGTAAGAGCTGGGAAACCACACCTTCACAGATTGCACGGGACATTTCAAAGAGTCTGTTTGAGCGTACTGTGATTGCGCGGGTGGACGGCGAGCTGTGGGATTTGGACCGCCCGTTGGAGAAGAGCTGTTCGTTGGAGCTGCTAGACTTTGACCACCCAGAGGGCAAGAAGGTCTTCTGGCATAGCAGTGCACATATCTTGGGAGAAGCCTGTGAGCGTCGCTATGGCTGCTCACTCTGCATTGGACCACCTGTCGACGATGGTTTCTACTACGAGATGGCTCTGCCTGAAAATGGCGCCGTCACGGCTGCCGACTACAAGCCGCTGAAGCAGATTGCCGAAAAGGCCATCAAGGAGAAGCAGCCATTTGAACGACTCGAGCTGAGCAAGGAGGATTTGCTGGAAATGTTCTCTTACAACAAGTACAAGACGCACATCATCAACGACAAAATCGCGGACGGCACTCGCACCACCGTGTATCGGTGCGGTCCACTCATCGATCTGTGTCGAGGACCCCACGTGCCAAACACTGGTCGCATCAAGGCATTCGATATCATGAAGAACTCGGCCAGTTACTTTTTGGGAGACGCAAAGAACGACAGTCTGCAGCGTATCTACGGTGTCTCGTTTCCAGACAAGAAG GCCCTTGAAGAGCATAAGCACATGCTTGAAGAGGCCGCGAAGCGTGACCATCGCAAAATCGGTCAAGAGCAGGAGcttttcttcttccaccaAATGTCACCCGGATCGGCATTCTTCCTCCCGCACGGCATGATCATCTACAACGCTCTTCTGTCATTCATCAAGGAGGAGTATTGGAAGCGTGGCTACCAAGAGGTTGCTTCACCCAACATGTACAACTCTGCATTGTGGAAGCAATCCGGGCACTGGCAGCATTACCACGAAGACATGTTCACCTTTGAAGTTGAGAAGGATCAGTGGGCGCTGAAGCCGATGAATTGCCCAGGTCACTGTCTGCTTTTTGGTCACCGCGAGAGGAGTTACCGAGAGCTGCCGATGCGCATTGCTGACTTTGGTATTCTCCACCGCAACGAGGCATCAGGTGCTTTGACCGGTCTGACTCGAGTGCGGCGTTTCCAGCAAGACGACACCCACATCTTCTGTATGGAGAGCCAAGTCGAGCAGGAGATCAAGGGCCTTTTCGACTTCATGACCGCTGTGTACGGTTTGTTTGGCTTCACCTTCAAGATGAAGCTATCTACCATGCCCGACAACCATTTGGGAGACGTTGCCACGTGGGAGCGCGCCGAAGCTCAGCTGACCAAGGCTCTTGACGAGTTTCAGCAACAGACCGGCACCAAGTGGGAGCTCAACCCA